Proteins co-encoded in one Spirochaetota bacterium genomic window:
- a CDS encoding tetratricopeptide repeat protein yields MRRKNIAILLFLFCCVVLYGQEPVKLQQKNAIYYNKKGWENLETGNAFSAIVAFQNALAQNPKYKESLLGLGYAYLHTEGYTESVKLFDAVLKLYPNNEQALLGMAKAYTGLGRYREAMKIYDTLNELSYTNNESRYGMAYLYYKMGKMLWAKRMLNRILQNDPYYYDALLLFADIKAKDKRFDEAIELVKKAIDARETYPDAFVKLAELLYLKYYYSGDKAYLNQAANELQKALIINKTHLQANRDMGYLLFVQGDYQNAITYYDAIVTHYPNIVSNEILYNLGLMYEYKGDINQSLSYYQKALSKDNLNSLIAMKMRQLSLLEHIKIGHPIRIQSSNDDFTSSQELRKKGFPDLSMLFVRLSLAMNPNNTTARQELMRIYETLDYYELYYDEIKKMHTLNPTQKTQDMMSIAVMKRRDKLFFRLGYDKEELSRDVPLVLVLNFTPDVAVPAFVDAGSVIANSINFAMGQFGRYRNFPLTQRQEIIKEFPSNNLDDILNVPNDKINSHELPQISYIVYGEYTLSGKYIEVDAKLMDVKTGVVIAHYNESDNTKHSLQTISLNIAKNLYSTIPYWGRIQSYSDDMVTVNLGSIDGIEKDSILETFVDNEDTIDSEKPRKKVILQVKEIDTRVLLAKPFNPKDIDLLSKGQEVYPVSKRRAKKIK; encoded by the coding sequence ATGCGCAGAAAAAATATCGCTATACTACTTTTTCTTTTTTGCTGTGTTGTTCTTTACGGACAGGAACCAGTAAAGCTGCAGCAAAAAAATGCTATTTATTATAATAAAAAGGGTTGGGAAAACCTGGAAACGGGCAATGCATTTTCGGCAATTGTTGCGTTTCAAAATGCCCTTGCCCAAAACCCAAAATATAAAGAATCATTATTAGGATTGGGTTACGCATATCTGCACACTGAAGGCTATACTGAATCTGTTAAATTATTTGATGCGGTGCTAAAACTATATCCCAATAATGAACAAGCACTATTAGGTATGGCAAAAGCATATACTGGTTTAGGCCGCTACCGTGAAGCAATGAAAATCTACGATACCTTAAATGAACTATCGTACACCAATAATGAGTCGCGGTATGGAATGGCATACCTGTACTATAAAATGGGTAAAATGCTATGGGCAAAACGCATGCTTAACAGGATTTTGCAAAATGATCCATATTACTACGATGCACTGCTACTGTTTGCTGATATAAAGGCAAAAGACAAACGCTTTGATGAAGCAATTGAACTTGTTAAAAAAGCCATAGATGCACGGGAAACATACCCTGACGCTTTTGTTAAATTAGCGGAGCTACTGTATCTTAAATATTATTATTCTGGCGATAAAGCATATTTAAATCAGGCTGCCAATGAATTGCAAAAAGCATTAATTATAAACAAAACACATCTGCAAGCAAATCGTGATATGGGTTATTTGCTATTTGTTCAGGGGGATTATCAAAATGCAATTACGTATTATGATGCGATAGTTACTCACTATCCAAACATTGTCAGCAATGAAATCCTGTATAATTTAGGCTTAATGTATGAATACAAAGGCGATATAAACCAATCGCTATCATATTACCAGAAAGCTCTATCTAAAGATAACCTTAATAGCCTCATTGCGATGAAGATGCGGCAGTTAAGTTTACTGGAACACATTAAGATAGGGCATCCTATTAGAATACAGAGCAGTAATGATGATTTTACTTCATCACAGGAACTGCGGAAAAAAGGATTTCCCGATTTATCAATGCTGTTTGTGCGTTTATCATTGGCAATGAACCCCAATAATACCACCGCACGTCAGGAGTTAATGCGTATATATGAAACACTGGATTATTATGAGCTTTACTATGATGAAATTAAAAAAATGCATACATTAAACCCCACACAAAAAACACAGGACATGATGAGTATTGCTGTGATGAAGCGAAGGGACAAGCTGTTTTTCCGTTTAGGCTATGATAAAGAAGAATTGTCACGTGATGTTCCACTGGTGCTGGTGCTTAATTTTACACCAGATGTTGCAGTACCTGCATTTGTTGATGCAGGATCTGTTATAGCTAATTCAATCAACTTTGCCATGGGTCAATTTGGTAGATATAGAAATTTTCCTTTAACACAACGACAAGAAATTATTAAAGAATTTCCATCAAACAATTTAGATGATATTTTAAATGTACCCAATGATAAAATTAATTCACATGAACTTCCCCAGATATCATATATAGTATATGGAGAATATACATTGTCGGGCAAATACATAGAAGTTGATGCAAAATTAATGGATGTAAAAACTGGAGTAGTTATTGCCCACTATAACGAATCTGACAATACCAAACACTCTTTGCAAACGATATCTCTGAATATAGCTAAAAATTTATATAGCACCATTCCATACTGGGGCAGAATTCAGTCTTACTCAGATGATATGGTGACAGTTAATTTAGGCAGTATTGATGGTATTGAAAAAGACAGCATTCTTGAAACATTTGTAGATAATGAAGACACCATTGATTCCGAAAAACCTCGAAAAAAAGTCATATTACAGGTCAAAGAAATTGATACAAGGGTACTTTTAGCCAAACCTTTTAACCCCAAAGATATTGACCTTCTTTCAAAAGGACAGGAAGTATATCCTGTTTCAAAACGCCGAGCAAAAAAGATAAAATAA
- a CDS encoding electron transfer flavoprotein subunit beta/FixA family protein: protein MKIAVLVKQVPDMESKFKIIGDSKIDESQIAFKMNDFDEYAVEAALQLKEKFGGEVIIISAGPERASKEIRQAFAMGGDWGIQIQDEQVDAGDNFVVASALCKAVESLGGVDLVLTGVQAEDDQAAVTGVMIADMLGLPHCTNVVKIEVGGDGKSMTVNRELEGGLNEVLEMPMPAVLTIQSGINQPRYPTLPGIMKAKKKRLDVKKAADLGVAAVGDAGSRTKFVKMFFPVSDHKAEIIEGDPKTAAAKLVEKLRNEAKVI, encoded by the coding sequence ATGAAGATAGCTGTCTTAGTTAAGCAGGTTCCAGATATGGAATCCAAATTCAAAATTATTGGCGACAGTAAGATCGACGAATCCCAGATTGCTTTCAAGATGAATGATTTTGATGAATATGCTGTTGAGGCTGCGCTGCAACTGAAAGAGAAATTTGGTGGTGAAGTAATTATCATTTCTGCAGGCCCCGAGCGAGCATCAAAAGAAATTCGTCAGGCATTTGCAATGGGTGGCGACTGGGGTATTCAGATTCAGGATGAGCAGGTTGATGCAGGTGACAATTTTGTGGTAGCATCAGCACTGTGCAAAGCTGTTGAAAGCTTGGGCGGTGTTGACCTGGTATTGACCGGTGTTCAGGCCGAAGATGACCAGGCAGCAGTCACCGGTGTTATGATTGCTGATATGCTTGGCTTGCCACACTGTACAAATGTTGTAAAAATTGAAGTTGGTGGTGATGGCAAATCAATGACCGTTAACCGTGAGCTTGAAGGTGGATTGAACGAAGTACTGGAAATGCCAATGCCTGCAGTTCTTACAATTCAGTCAGGTATTAATCAGCCACGGTATCCAACCCTTCCTGGTATTATGAAAGCTAAGAAGAAAAGACTTGATGTTAAGAAGGCTGCAGATTTAGGAGTAGCTGCTGTTGGTGATGCTGGTTCAAGGACAAAATTTGTTAAGATGTTCTTCCCGGTATCAGACCATAAGGCTGAAATTATTGAAGGTGATCCAAAAACCGCTGCTGCCAAGCTTGTTGAAAAATTACGCAATGAAGCAAAAGTGATATAA
- a CDS encoding electron transfer flavoprotein subunit alpha/FixB family protein, with protein sequence MARILVIAEQRNGKISDATLELCKAAKALASAMGASPAAAVFYKDDSLAKEVAQYIPEVFAVVDPKLEVYSADTYVAAAKAVIEAQDVKGVLVPHTYDGTDYAAKLALNLGCGIVTNCNKFEVQGGAVVFTRNTYNGKIQEQRSVKTDKFVATFEKGAFEKEAAGGAGSVTAVSASIPEPRRKFKQFVETMAGSVDISQAKIIVSGGRGTKEKDKYNDIIVNFAKKLGGEYAASRPVVDAGWTDAARQVGQSGKTVTPDLYIACGISGAIQHVAGMKGSKVIVAINKDPEAPIFNIATYGIVGDLFEVIPAIMEQL encoded by the coding sequence ATGGCACGTATATTAGTAATAGCAGAACAAAGAAACGGAAAAATAAGCGATGCTACATTAGAACTTTGCAAAGCCGCTAAGGCATTAGCATCTGCAATGGGTGCATCCCCTGCTGCTGCAGTATTCTATAAAGATGACAGTTTGGCAAAGGAAGTTGCTCAGTATATTCCAGAAGTATTTGCAGTAGTAGATCCCAAACTTGAAGTTTATAGTGCTGATACGTATGTTGCTGCTGCTAAGGCAGTGATAGAAGCACAGGATGTAAAGGGTGTGTTAGTACCCCATACCTACGATGGTACTGATTATGCCGCTAAATTGGCATTGAATTTAGGCTGCGGTATAGTTACAAACTGTAACAAATTTGAAGTGCAGGGTGGCGCTGTTGTATTTACACGTAACACCTATAATGGTAAAATACAAGAACAGCGTTCAGTAAAAACTGATAAATTTGTAGCTACTTTTGAAAAAGGTGCATTTGAAAAAGAAGCTGCTGGCGGTGCAGGTTCAGTTACGGCAGTATCAGCTTCTATACCTGAACCACGAAGAAAATTTAAACAGTTTGTTGAAACTATGGCTGGCTCAGTTGACATTTCGCAGGCCAAGATCATAGTATCTGGTGGACGAGGAACAAAGGAAAAGGATAAATATAACGATATCATCGTAAATTTTGCCAAAAAGCTTGGTGGCGAATATGCTGCATCTCGTCCTGTTGTTGATGCTGGCTGGACAGACGCTGCACGTCAGGTAGGTCAGTCGGGAAAAACTGTTACTCCAGATCTTTATATAGCTTGCGGTATTTCAGGTGCTATTCAGCACGTAGCTGGTATGAAAGGTTCCAAGGTAATTGTTGCCATTAACAAGGACCCTGAAGCACCTATTTTTAATATTGCTACCTATGGTATCGTGGGTGATCTTTTTGAAGTAATTCCTGCGATTATGGAACAGCTGTAA
- the recO gene encoding DNA repair protein RecO gives MEIIKSEGIVLKKIPILEADVADIIYTQNHGKRTFIFKGIKKTKRRSQAAIEPGSVVHLVYYYNEQKAMFHVKEFSLLLDTVSIRDNYQAMITLFLLLEVVEKTTGHNDPNSTIYKLLKGAIETLPKINAYTLLALSFIIHYLKLSGIMPDYLRCSLCHKEITDDLYLTEYQLTAYCNQCAPNNAFVFKAAAPLIYEILTKKFLNIKTDLYNTSDIQKLLFHTLLFIDHYFNIHIKTKELLFNTTKL, from the coding sequence ATGGAAATCATTAAATCAGAAGGAATAGTATTAAAAAAAATTCCTATTCTGGAAGCAGACGTTGCAGATATTATATATACACAAAACCATGGTAAACGGACATTTATATTTAAAGGAATCAAAAAAACAAAACGGCGCAGTCAGGCTGCAATAGAACCTGGTAGTGTTGTGCACCTTGTATATTATTACAATGAACAAAAAGCCATGTTTCATGTAAAGGAATTTTCACTTTTACTGGATACAGTATCAATAAGAGATAATTATCAGGCGATGATCACGCTTTTTTTATTACTGGAGGTTGTTGAAAAAACCACTGGTCACAATGACCCTAATAGTACAATATATAAACTTTTAAAGGGAGCTATTGAAACATTACCTAAAATCAATGCATATACTTTACTTGCACTTTCATTCATCATTCATTATTTAAAACTATCGGGTATTATGCCTGATTATTTACGTTGTTCACTTTGTCATAAAGAAATTACTGATGACCTGTATTTGACTGAATATCAACTTACTGCGTATTGCAATCAATGTGCTCCCAACAATGCTTTTGTGTTTAAGGCAGCCGCTCCATTAATTTATGAAATATTGACTAAAAAATTTTTGAATATTAAAACTGATTTATACAACACATCAGATATACAAAAACTTCTTTTCCATACATTATTATTTATAGACCATTATTTTAACATACATATAAAAACAAAAGAATTGCTATTTAATACTACTAAATTATAA